In one Mucilaginibacter ginsenosidivorax genomic region, the following are encoded:
- a CDS encoding tRNA1(Val) (adenine(37)-N6)-methyltransferase, translated as MFHFKQFSVDQSGCAMKINTDGVLLGALATADNPQSISDIGTGTGVIALMLAQRFANAQIDAVEIDESAAETAERNFKNSQFADRLRVYPSGFKEFFEGHPGSKYDLIVSNPPFYINSLLSPGAKKNQAKHAGEGFFKELIQSVSVHLTANGGCWLVLPPDTADMVKALAAQNGLHLQKAVKIRSFEKDEPHREIVVLGFQEIAAEITTLTIYKEVNVYSEEYRQVLKPYFLAF; from the coding sequence ATGTTCCATTTCAAACAATTCAGCGTTGACCAAAGCGGCTGCGCCATGAAGATAAATACCGATGGTGTTCTGCTTGGTGCACTGGCGACGGCGGATAATCCCCAATCGATATCAGATATCGGTACCGGAACAGGCGTTATCGCCCTGATGCTGGCCCAACGTTTTGCCAACGCGCAAATTGACGCAGTGGAGATTGATGAAAGTGCGGCGGAGACTGCCGAAAGGAATTTTAAAAACTCGCAATTCGCGGATAGGCTCAGGGTTTATCCTTCAGGGTTTAAAGAATTTTTTGAGGGTCATCCCGGCAGCAAATATGACCTGATTGTTTCCAATCCACCATTTTACATCAATTCACTGTTATCGCCGGGCGCAAAAAAGAACCAGGCTAAACATGCGGGGGAAGGATTTTTTAAGGAGTTGATCCAATCTGTTTCCGTCCACCTAACCGCAAATGGGGGTTGCTGGCTGGTATTGCCTCCGGATACGGCAGATATGGTAAAGGCCCTGGCCGCACAAAACGGATTACACTTACAAAAGGCCGTAAAAATCAGGTCTTTTGAAAAAGATGAGCCTCACCGTGAAATTGTGGTGCTTGGATTTCAGGAAATCGCGGCAGAAATAACTACCTTAACAATTTATAAAGAAGTAAATGTTTATTCTGAAGAATATAGACAGGTACTTAAACCTTATTTTTTAGCCTTTTAG
- a CDS encoding metallophosphoesterase family protein, with translation MTRIGLISDTHSYLDEAVFKHFENCDEIWHAGDFGTIDLADQLAGFKPLKGVYGNIDGKDIRIVYPENLRFNCEGVDVWMTHIGGYPGRYSQQIKTEIYSNPPKLFITGHSHILKVMPDKKLQLLHLNPGAAGKQGWHKVRTLMRFNIDGDKIQDLQVIELAGR, from the coding sequence ATGACGCGCATTGGCCTGATATCCGATACCCACAGTTACCTTGATGAAGCTGTTTTTAAACATTTTGAGAACTGCGATGAGATTTGGCATGCCGGCGATTTTGGTACCATCGACCTGGCCGATCAACTGGCAGGCTTTAAACCGTTAAAAGGTGTGTATGGTAATATTGATGGGAAAGATATACGTATTGTTTACCCCGAAAATCTACGCTTTAACTGCGAGGGGGTAGATGTATGGATGACCCACATCGGCGGATATCCGGGGCGGTATAGCCAGCAAATCAAGACTGAAATTTATAGCAACCCACCCAAATTGTTCATTACCGGCCATTCGCACATTTTAAAAGTGATGCCCGATAAAAAACTGCAATTGCTGCATCTTAATCCTGGTGCGGCCGGCAAGCAAGGCTGGCACAAAGTACGTACCCTCATGCGCTTTAATATCGATGGCGATAAGATCCAGGATTTGCAGGTGATAGAACTGGCAGGGCGCTAA
- the rnhA gene encoding ribonuclease HI, whose amino-acid sequence MIEIFTDGASSGNPGPGGYGVILRSGQHYKELSEGFRKTTNNRMELMAVIKGLEALKTPNQQVMIFSDSKYVIDSIEKRWVNGWVAKGFAGKKNKDLWMRYLNVSKLHQIKFTWVRGHNGHPENERCDQLAVAAGKRAPLLIDSVFEVENAK is encoded by the coding sequence ATGATCGAGATATTTACAGACGGTGCATCAAGCGGTAACCCCGGGCCAGGCGGATATGGCGTGATATTGCGTTCGGGGCAGCATTATAAGGAGCTATCCGAAGGTTTTCGAAAAACCACTAATAACCGCATGGAACTGATGGCTGTTATTAAGGGCCTCGAAGCGTTAAAGACGCCTAACCAGCAGGTTATGATCTTTTCCGACTCTAAATACGTGATCGATTCTATCGAAAAGCGCTGGGTTAACGGTTGGGTTGCCAAAGGTTTTGCCGGCAAAAAAAACAAGGACCTTTGGATGCGCTATTTAAATGTAAGCAAACTCCATCAAATCAAATTTACCTGGGTACGTGGCCACAATGGCCATCCCGAGAATGAGCGTTGCGACCAGTTGGCCGTAGCCGCCGGCAAGCGCGCGCCATTGCTTATCGACTCTGTTTTTGAGGTGGAAAACGCGAAGTAA
- a CDS encoding heavy metal translocating P-type ATPase, protein MAKFVAMAEQLIELNVTGMHCNNCAMSIHKLLEKKGLHNILVDFAGEEVKFSTDDESKLPEVIKGIENLGFKVIDDINLHSPAFYELVENKFIFCAAFTAPLLLHMLLPWHFLHQPIVQLLLCIPVFIVGCLHFGKSAWSSVKGGVPNMDVLIFIGSTSAFIYSLVGTIQGLGAQYQFYETCATIITLVLLGNVFEKRSVTQTTSAVKDLIKIQQVNANRIVNGVIEVISAKDVRPGDTLVVNQGDKVPVDGEILSGNVSVDEAMLTGESIPVEKDKYDKVIGGTIVINGNFHMLATKVGSNTILSQIIDLMKKAQAAKPPVQKLGDKVASIFVPAVILIALLTFVLTYFAAGLGIQKSLMNAIAVLVISCPCAMGLATPTAVMVGLGRAAKNGILIKGGDTIEAVANTKYVVFDKTGTLTTGKFTINEIKAEVGADVELIRGIITAIEERSNHPIARSLVQEIKSMSQQKVILKSVQEEKGLGMRAEDVNGNHYFLGTAKQNTQDHFNLSLFKNQSLLAQIAIDDEIKPETALLISKLKKMNIIPVLLSGDKQNRCLKVASQIGITEVHSEKLPDEKLKVIDIYKQKGKTIMIGDGINDAPALTKADVGVSMNDASQVAIQSASVVLLNTDLHSVIKFLQISKHTLLTIKQNLFWAFAYNIIAIPVAAFGFLNPMVGAFAMAFSDVVVIGNSLRLKVKKVS, encoded by the coding sequence ATGGCTAAATTTGTAGCTATGGCCGAGCAATTAATTGAACTGAACGTGACTGGAATGCACTGTAATAATTGCGCCATGTCAATCCATAAACTCCTCGAAAAAAAAGGGTTACATAATATACTGGTTGATTTTGCGGGCGAAGAAGTAAAATTCTCAACCGACGACGAGTCCAAACTACCCGAAGTAATAAAAGGGATAGAAAATTTAGGATTTAAAGTAATTGACGATATAAACCTGCATTCGCCGGCATTTTATGAGCTGGTGGAGAACAAATTTATCTTCTGCGCCGCTTTTACAGCGCCACTTTTACTGCATATGCTGCTGCCATGGCATTTTTTGCATCAACCCATTGTGCAGCTACTTTTATGTATTCCGGTTTTTATAGTGGGCTGCCTGCATTTTGGTAAAAGCGCCTGGAGCTCGGTAAAAGGCGGCGTACCAAATATGGATGTACTGATATTTATTGGTTCTACATCGGCATTTATATACAGCCTTGTTGGTACTATACAGGGTTTGGGAGCGCAATACCAATTTTATGAAACCTGTGCTACCATTATAACCTTGGTACTGCTGGGTAACGTGTTTGAGAAACGGTCGGTTACGCAAACTACATCGGCTGTAAAGGATCTGATTAAAATTCAGCAGGTAAATGCCAACAGGATAGTTAACGGCGTTATAGAAGTAATCAGCGCCAAAGATGTTCGCCCGGGGGATACGCTCGTGGTAAACCAGGGTGATAAGGTACCCGTTGACGGCGAGATCCTTTCAGGGAATGTCTCTGTTGACGAAGCTATGCTTACCGGCGAAAGCATTCCCGTTGAAAAAGATAAATACGATAAAGTAATTGGCGGCACTATAGTAATAAATGGCAACTTCCATATGCTGGCCACCAAAGTTGGCTCAAATACCATCCTGTCGCAAATTATCGATTTGATGAAAAAGGCCCAGGCAGCCAAACCACCGGTACAAAAGCTGGGCGATAAAGTGGCATCTATATTTGTGCCTGCGGTGATATTGATAGCGTTGCTCACATTTGTGCTCACCTATTTTGCTGCCGGCCTGGGCATACAAAAATCATTAATGAATGCCATTGCCGTACTGGTAATATCGTGCCCTTGCGCTATGGGGCTGGCCACACCTACTGCAGTTATGGTGGGGTTAGGCCGCGCCGCTAAAAATGGCATCCTGATTAAAGGCGGGGATACTATCGAAGCTGTTGCAAATACCAAATACGTAGTTTTTGATAAAACGGGCACCCTGACCACCGGAAAATTCACCATAAACGAGATTAAGGCAGAAGTTGGCGCCGACGTGGAACTAATTCGGGGGATAATTACCGCTATTGAAGAACGGTCAAACCACCCTATAGCCAGATCATTGGTACAGGAGATAAAAAGCATGTCTCAACAAAAAGTGATCTTAAAGTCTGTGCAGGAAGAAAAGGGCTTGGGGATGCGTGCTGAAGATGTAAATGGCAACCACTACTTTTTGGGTACTGCAAAACAAAACACGCAAGATCACTTTAACCTTTCGCTGTTTAAAAATCAAAGCCTGCTGGCCCAGATTGCTATAGACGATGAAATTAAGCCCGAAACTGCTTTATTAATATCGAAACTTAAAAAGATGAACATTATCCCTGTACTTTTAAGTGGCGACAAACAAAACCGCTGCCTTAAAGTTGCAAGCCAGATAGGAATTACCGAAGTTCACTCCGAAAAGCTGCCAGATGAGAAACTTAAAGTAATTGATATTTACAAACAAAAAGGCAAAACCATTATGATTGGCGATGGCATTAACGATGCCCCTGCCCTTACCAAGGCCGACGTAGGTGTATCCATGAACGATGCAAGCCAGGTGGCTATCCAATCGGCCAGTGTAGTGTTGTTAAATACTGATTTGCATTCGGTTATTAAGTTTTTACAGATCAGCAAGCATACGCTACTTACTATTAAACAAAACCTATTTTGGGCATTTGCCTACAATATTATAGCTATCCCGGTAGCTGCCTTCGGCTTTTTAAACCCGATGGTGGGTGCCTTTGCCATGGCTTTTTCCGATGTGGTGGTAATTGGTAATTCGTTGAGGTTGAAGGTAAAGAAGGTAAGCTGA
- a CDS encoding GNAT family N-acetyltransferase: MEIISITENHVDDCAKVFVDAYNSPPWNCNWTAEKAHAYLSELVNNIKFIGFIIYDNAAAVAAILGHKKTWWTNDQLMVDELFVSKNAQKNGYGRKLMSYCEEYAKENQIELLALMTNRYLPAFNFYESLDLLAADQYVFMFKQL; the protein is encoded by the coding sequence ATGGAAATAATATCGATAACAGAAAATCATGTTGATGATTGCGCAAAAGTTTTTGTAGATGCTTATAATTCTCCACCATGGAACTGTAATTGGACTGCTGAAAAAGCGCACGCATACCTTTCAGAGCTTGTAAATAACATTAAATTTATAGGATTTATAATATATGATAATGCTGCTGCCGTTGCTGCAATTTTAGGACATAAAAAAACATGGTGGACCAATGACCAATTAATGGTCGACGAGCTTTTTGTGAGCAAAAATGCTCAAAAAAATGGATACGGTAGAAAACTAATGTCCTATTGCGAGGAATATGCTAAGGAAAATCAAATTGAACTACTGGCATTAATGACAAACAGATACCTCCCTGCATTTAACTTTTATGAAAGTCTCGACCTGCTGGCAGCAGACCAGTACGTATTTATGTTTAAACAACTGTAA
- a CDS encoding glycosyltransferase — MKKLFVCSEFYAGLLPFAATIVNTMRDEDTYGIFVCTSKCDYRRALKPNGDNYTFLDFPENRFSGLLHNIFPRQLLKTIDKVCLENKIEVIHLLTEDSSLALHLKRLKKRAKVYYTVHDLFFHEKVYKNVISWLLRTLLVKMRVTYLIKKTDNLVTCSKYQYNWMLANFLKKHVYYHGFPTLVTEIIKTGNVTPPELKGINNYILFFGQVEQYKGVDILYNAFINDNKVASNRHLVIAGKGHIYFERNLQKESNVIFINRYIDDEEIKSLFTNAFCVAFPYISGTQSGILSIPYYFRVPSLVSDIPFFKELIIDNVTSLSFNNGEPYSIMERINNLDASTIEPLKANAFAFYQQIYDPAALKHQLTTAYVGSPKFQEELI; from the coding sequence ATGAAAAAATTATTCGTCTGTTCAGAATTTTACGCCGGGTTGTTACCATTTGCCGCCACCATTGTAAATACAATGCGCGATGAAGACACCTATGGTATATTTGTATGCACATCTAAATGCGATTACCGGAGAGCGCTTAAACCTAACGGTGATAATTACACCTTTTTAGATTTTCCTGAAAATAGGTTTAGCGGCCTGCTCCACAACATATTTCCGAGGCAGTTGTTGAAAACTATTGATAAGGTTTGCCTGGAAAATAAAATTGAAGTAATTCATCTATTAACAGAGGATTCGTCGCTGGCGCTTCATCTAAAGCGATTAAAAAAGCGGGCTAAAGTTTATTACACCGTTCACGACCTTTTTTTTCACGAGAAGGTTTACAAAAATGTGATAAGCTGGCTTTTACGTACTTTGCTGGTAAAAATGAGGGTAACCTATCTCATAAAAAAAACAGACAACCTGGTAACCTGTAGTAAATACCAGTACAACTGGATGCTGGCGAATTTTTTAAAAAAGCATGTTTACTATCACGGTTTCCCTACGCTGGTTACAGAAATAATTAAAACAGGCAATGTAACCCCTCCGGAATTAAAGGGCATTAATAATTACATTTTGTTTTTTGGGCAGGTTGAGCAATATAAAGGGGTTGATATTTTATATAATGCTTTTATAAACGATAATAAAGTTGCCTCAAACCGGCATTTGGTAATAGCAGGTAAAGGACATATTTATTTTGAACGGAATTTGCAAAAGGAATCAAATGTAATATTCATTAACCGTTATATAGATGACGAAGAAATAAAGAGTTTGTTTACCAACGCTTTTTGTGTAGCTTTTCCATACATATCCGGCACGCAATCGGGTATTTTATCTATTCCGTATTACTTCAGGGTGCCATCGCTTGTTTCTGATATTCCATTTTTTAAGGAATTGATAATAGATAATGTAACAAGCCTTAGTTTCAATAACGGTGAGCCATACTCAATTATGGAAAGAATAAACAATCTCGACGCCTCTACAATAGAACCTTTAAAAGCCAACGCTTTTGCCTTTTACCAGCAAATTTATGACCCGGCAGCATTAAAGCATCAGCTCACGACTGCCTATGTGGGCAGCCCTAAATTCCAGGAGGAATTAATTTAA
- a CDS encoding GumC family protein, with product MSNNPAQFLTFATEKEKNSSVSLKSLFAKYIFNWPVILATTILMLIIAFAYMQIADPVYQVKATLLVNIPKDADKPDANQSVLDKIDLPKTADVVENELAKLKSAKLINQVINDLQLNVSYQQKNGLLYKDLYASMPFKLIFIKPNADADDKIKTLIQVKDDRTFLMKTDGDYKQYSFNDVMHTGIGTWKLVPAANIASFKDKTIKVSLLDADKLTDYYQKNIDASLEDKLATAVDLTFSTTDRQKGKDIINHLIQVYNQDEIADKNKETQNTISFIDQRLASLTGELNGVEKNIANFKSSNRLTDITSDAKFELEKLQTNDSRLSEINVQLSVIEGIERFVNSPHTADKAPAVIGINDPSLISSVEKLSQLQLQHDQLLATTPETNPDFEEINSQIKTTKAAIKENVKNIKASLLNAQSKLQSQSSSSESSISNLPTQERQFISIKRQQSIKENLYVYLLQKREEVSLSYATTLSNYKVLDTAHALPSKWPNKKLIYLVALILGIVLPAIAIYIIHLFRGVVLDPKDVENVIEVPVLSEVALDRKTPGITPKSGLVTEQFRSLRTKLYGLYNPDNHSHVTLITSSVSNEGKSFITGNLGLSLANTGKKTIILELDLRRSAIKDLFKLSKKHEGISDYLNGKTTLKKIIQPSGINPALDIISSGSFISNPTELLENGRLGELIAELKNIYSDIIIDSPPVHLVADAHIIARISDVTLYVVRQGITRKSELKFIRALVKENKLPNIQIVFNGVDVKKFGYGYEYDNSYYKAIPAAG from the coding sequence ATGAGCAACAACCCCGCACAGTTTTTAACTTTTGCCACAGAAAAGGAAAAAAACTCATCAGTTAGTTTAAAGTCGCTTTTTGCTAAATACATTTTTAACTGGCCTGTTATTTTAGCAACTACTATATTGATGCTTATTATAGCGTTTGCATATATGCAAATTGCCGATCCGGTTTACCAGGTAAAGGCCACCTTGCTGGTAAATATTCCGAAAGATGCAGATAAGCCCGACGCCAATCAATCTGTTTTAGATAAGATCGACCTTCCTAAAACCGCTGATGTTGTAGAAAATGAACTTGCTAAGTTGAAATCGGCTAAACTGATTAACCAGGTTATTAATGACCTTCAGCTAAATGTAAGTTACCAGCAAAAAAACGGCTTGTTATACAAAGATCTTTACGCTTCGATGCCCTTTAAACTGATTTTTATTAAGCCCAATGCAGATGCCGACGATAAAATCAAAACGCTGATACAGGTCAAAGACGATAGAACCTTCCTGATGAAAACGGATGGGGACTACAAGCAATATTCGTTTAATGACGTTATGCACACAGGAATTGGCACCTGGAAACTTGTGCCGGCGGCTAACATTGCTTCGTTTAAAGATAAAACTATTAAGGTATCGTTACTTGATGCTGATAAGCTAACGGACTATTATCAAAAAAACATTGATGCGAGCCTTGAAGATAAACTGGCTACCGCGGTCGACCTTACCTTCAGCACCACCGACAGGCAAAAAGGCAAGGATATTATTAACCACCTGATACAGGTTTACAACCAGGACGAAATAGCCGACAAAAACAAGGAAACGCAAAATACAATTAGTTTTATCGATCAGCGCCTGGCTTCACTAACCGGCGAGCTAAATGGCGTTGAAAAAAATATTGCTAATTTTAAAAGCTCCAACAGGCTCACCGATATTACCTCGGATGCAAAATTTGAACTGGAGAAACTACAAACTAACGATAGCCGCCTTAGCGAAATTAACGTTCAGTTAAGCGTTATTGAAGGTATCGAGCGGTTTGTAAATTCGCCTCATACGGCAGATAAAGCTCCGGCTGTAATAGGTATAAATGATCCTTCGCTGATAAGCTCAGTTGAAAAGCTTTCACAGCTACAGCTACAGCACGACCAGTTACTGGCTACCACGCCAGAGACTAATCCCGATTTTGAAGAGATCAATTCGCAAATTAAAACAACCAAAGCTGCAATTAAAGAAAACGTAAAAAATATTAAGGCTTCATTGCTTAATGCCCAAAGTAAACTCCAGTCGCAAAGCTCAAGTTCCGAATCTTCAATATCAAACCTCCCTACCCAGGAACGCCAGTTTATCAGCATTAAACGGCAGCAATCTATCAAAGAAAATCTGTATGTATACCTGCTGCAAAAACGCGAAGAAGTTTCTTTAAGCTACGCAACTACGTTATCAAATTATAAAGTGCTTGATACCGCTCATGCTTTACCATCAAAATGGCCAAATAAAAAATTAATATACCTTGTTGCCTTAATTTTGGGCATTGTGCTGCCGGCAATAGCTATTTACATAATACATTTATTCAGGGGCGTAGTATTGGATCCTAAGGATGTTGAAAACGTAATTGAGGTGCCTGTTTTATCAGAGGTAGCTTTAGACAGAAAAACACCAGGTATAACGCCAAAAAGTGGTTTGGTAACAGAGCAATTCCGGAGCCTGAGAACCAAATTGTATGGGCTTTATAATCCCGATAACCACTCGCATGTAACCCTGATCACATCAAGCGTTTCAAACGAAGGCAAAAGCTTTATCACTGGTAACCTGGGGCTGTCGTTGGCCAATACCGGCAAAAAAACGATAATATTAGAGTTGGACTTAAGACGATCGGCAATTAAAGACCTTTTTAAGTTATCGAAAAAACATGAGGGGATTTCTGATTATCTTAACGGGAAAACTACGTTAAAAAAAATCATTCAACCATCGGGCATTAACCCGGCACTTGATATCATCAGTAGCGGCTCATTTATTTCAAACCCAACCGAATTGCTGGAAAACGGCAGATTGGGCGAATTGATTGCAGAGTTAAAAAATATTTACAGCGATATTATTATCGATAGCCCTCCGGTACACCTGGTTGCTGATGCCCATATTATAGCGCGCATAAGTGACGTTACGCTGTATGTTGTCAGACAAGGAATTACCCGGAAAAGCGAACTGAAGTTTATCCGGGCGTTGGTTAAAGAAAATAAGCTGCCTAACATCCAAATTGTTTTTAACGGTGTGGATGTGAAAAAATTTGGCTACGGTTATGAGTATGATAACTCTTATTATAAGGCAATTCCCGCAGCGGGATAA
- a CDS encoding polysaccharide biosynthesis/export family protein — protein sequence MNISKVKRFFIALSLITYALSSCQSYKNVPYYKDLDKKGIVTEKITNNSDYLIHTGDILGINITSRNPESAAVFNYNLARVNGNAYNTSPDNPVIGYMVDGNGNIHLPLAGEIKASGLTTTQLTESLGKALLTYLKDPVVNIRIVNFKVYVYGDVARPNAYNVIDEHPTVIQALTLAGDLNITGMRKKVLLIRNEDGERKYIQLDLTSKNIYNSPYFYLKNNDEIYVTPGRSKLVANGLPVLGVIISALSVVAIVLTRN from the coding sequence ATGAACATTTCTAAAGTTAAAAGATTCTTTATAGCCCTCTCGCTTATCACATATGCCCTGTCATCATGCCAATCCTATAAAAATGTTCCTTATTATAAGGATCTGGATAAAAAAGGAATTGTGACAGAAAAGATCACCAATAACTCCGATTATCTTATTCATACCGGCGATATTCTGGGTATTAACATAACAAGCCGAAACCCCGAATCGGCGGCTGTTTTTAATTATAACCTGGCCCGTGTAAATGGCAATGCTTATAACACATCGCCCGATAATCCGGTTATAGGTTATATGGTTGATGGTAATGGAAATATTCACCTGCCTTTGGCCGGCGAAATAAAAGCTTCAGGCTTAACCACAACGCAGCTAACCGAAAGCCTGGGTAAAGCCTTGCTTACTTATTTAAAAGATCCGGTTGTAAACATCAGGATAGTGAATTTTAAAGTGTATGTATATGGCGATGTGGCCCGCCCCAATGCCTACAATGTTATTGACGAACACCCTACCGTAATTCAGGCGCTTACCCTGGCCGGGGATTTAAATATAACCGGTATGCGTAAAAAAGTTTTATTAATACGAAACGAAGACGGAGAACGTAAATACATACAGCTCGATCTTACGTCAAAAAACATCTACAATTCGCCCTATTTCTACCTCAAAAACAACGACGAAATATATGTTACCCCGGGACGCTCGAAGCTTGTTGCCAACGGACTGCCTGTTTTGGGAGTAATCATTTCAGCTTTATCTGTTGTGGCTATAGTGTTAACGCGTAATTAA
- a CDS encoding glycosyl hydrolase family 28-related protein, with translation MINNTLFKLILLFPFFILKVANCYSTEKKPLVKHVIISDILNVKDAGAAGDGIHDDTKAICDAMRQARSSGISSVYFPAGTYLIKQHGDKPGIIKLLNGISLIGSGIANCHIILSGGRTNPNSIFYQAWWEEPSIDNIVIDGIDFDGNLDKQKYDAEYQFCHALSINNGKNIEVKNCKFQSFRGDGLLFGDTFEQTLNARIVTNVAVHNCIFFNIYREGAMFCCVNGASFYNNLVHGNGYLVGGVDIERHSANESVVNVSVYNNLFNFRDGVGPVERGKVIKYRRAVTIGYFYDGYKNGTVDSLSGNHKVYGNKIYQGQIDCFGHVNVKITGNIIINTFENLKGVLHVSTPAINVSDARTTVGLANVKVDSNYIKSTIPGNGIVFYRYQGISFRHNILRGKNLGGVMLIKSKGDVDLNVIKN, from the coding sequence ATGATCAATAACACTTTATTTAAGCTCATTTTATTATTCCCGTTTTTTATTTTGAAAGTGGCAAACTGTTACTCTACAGAAAAAAAGCCGCTTGTTAAACATGTTATAATATCTGATATTTTAAATGTAAAAGATGCCGGTGCGGCGGGTGATGGGATTCATGATGATACCAAAGCAATTTGCGATGCCATGCGGCAGGCCAGATCAAGTGGAATATCTTCAGTTTATTTTCCTGCCGGAACATACTTAATAAAACAGCATGGCGATAAACCGGGAATCATCAAATTATTAAACGGCATAAGTTTAATTGGCTCAGGGATTGCAAATTGCCATATCATTTTATCAGGAGGCCGCACCAATCCCAATTCTATATTTTACCAGGCCTGGTGGGAAGAGCCATCGATAGATAATATTGTTATAGATGGTATTGATTTTGATGGCAACCTTGATAAACAAAAATATGACGCCGAATACCAGTTTTGCCATGCGTTAAGCATAAACAACGGGAAAAACATCGAGGTAAAAAACTGCAAATTTCAAAGTTTCAGGGGCGATGGTTTACTTTTTGGGGATACATTTGAACAAACGCTTAACGCCCGTATAGTTACAAACGTGGCAGTTCATAATTGTATTTTTTTTAATATCTATCGCGAAGGTGCCATGTTTTGTTGCGTAAACGGAGCTTCGTTTTATAATAACCTGGTGCATGGTAACGGATACCTTGTGGGCGGTGTTGATATAGAAAGGCACAGCGCCAATGAAAGTGTGGTTAATGTATCGGTATACAACAACCTGTTTAATTTCAGAGATGGCGTTGGCCCTGTTGAAAGGGGGAAGGTAATAAAATACCGGCGTGCCGTAACCATAGGCTATTTTTATGATGGATATAAGAATGGCACAGTAGATTCGCTGAGCGGTAATCATAAGGTTTATGGTAACAAAATTTACCAGGGCCAAATTGATTGCTTCGGCCATGTAAATGTTAAGATTACCGGGAATATAATAATTAACACTTTTGAAAACCTTAAGGGGGTACTTCATGTTAGTACACCGGCCATTAACGTTTCTGATGCCCGTACAACCGTCGGCCTGGCAAACGTTAAGGTTGATAGTAATTATATAAAATCAACCATACCAGGCAACGGTATTGTTTTTTACAGATACCAGGGTATTTCGTTCAGGCACAACATTTTACGGGGGAAGAACTTAGGTGGTGTGATGCTTATCAAATCCAAAGGGGATGTTGATTTAAACGTCATTAAAAACTAA